In Cydia splendana unplaced genomic scaffold, ilCydSple1.2 scaffold_46_ctg1, whole genome shotgun sequence, one genomic interval encodes:
- the LOC134805620 gene encoding uncharacterized protein LOC134805620: MKKTVDGRYEVRIPMKPNFQEKLGDSKTKAIAQFKHMEKKFQKQNKLAEAYKAFMKEYSDLGHMKPAVSNNKVECYYPHHIVERAESLSTKYRVVYNASSKTSTGYSLNDLMYRGPNLQKDLQKDLQTLLLKWRQYEFVFCADLEKMFRQILVHEDDQPLQKIIWRDEHGTLQSFQQLTKLKREDGSIASSKAEVLGEIERFYGQLYTSIAKPVDSLVGDPRAKLSRHYTEDIPDISLYEIRMALKQLKNNKAPGKDGITSGLLRAGGTPVLKVLQKLFNSVLSEGITPETWNRGDVVLFFKKGDNNLLKNYRPITLLSHVYKLFSRVITNRLEHRLDDFQPPEQAGFRKGYSTIDHIHTLRQVIQKTEEYNLPLCLAFVDYEKAFDSVETWAVLESLQRCHIDYRYIEVLKCLYSNATMSVRVQEQSTRATPLRRGVRQGDVISPKLFTAVMEDAFKLLEWEGEELSMMLDDLNRVSQRVGLKMNMVKTKLMSNANVVPIPVSVGNSVLEVVDSYIYLGQVVQLGRSNFEKEVNCRIQLGWAAFGKLRNVFSSDIPQCLKTKVFNQCVLPVMTYGSETWSFTIGLISKLKVAQRAMERAMLGVSLRDRIRNEEIRRRTKVTDIAHRISKLKWQWAGHIARREDGRWGRKVLEWRPRTSKRSVGRPPTRWTDDLVKVAGRRWMRVA, from the exons ATGAAGAAAACAGTGGACGGCAGATACGAAGTGCGTATTCCCATGAAACCAAACTTTCAAGAAAAGTTAGGCGACTCTAAAACAAAAGCGATAGCTCAATTCAAGCACATGGAAAAGAAGTTCCAGAAGCAAAACAAACTAGCTGAAGCATACAAAGCCTTCATGAAAGAATACAGCGACTTAGGACATATGAAACCTGCCGTAAGCAACAACAAGGTGGAGTGCTACTATCCTCATCACATTGTGGAACGCGCAGAATCACTTTCTACCAAGTATAGAGTCGTGTATAATGCTTCCAGCAAAACATCAACAGGATACTCACTAAACGACTTAATGTACAGGGGcccaaatttacaaaaagatttACAAAAAGATTTACAAACACTATTACTAAAATGGAGGCAGTACGAGTTTGTGTTCTGCGCCGACCTAGAAAAAATGTTCCGTCAGATCCTAGTGCATGAAGACGACCAACCGCTTCAAAAAATCATCTGGAGAGACGAGCACGGGACATTACAATCATTTCAGC agctgacaaagctgaaacgggaagatggcagcatagcgtcgagcaaagcggaggttttaggtgagatcgagaggttctatggacagttatacacttcgatcgcaaagcccgttgacagcttggtaggagatccaagagccaagctgtcccgacattataccgaagatatcccggacatcagtctgtacgagattaggatggccctgaagcagcttaagaacaacaaggcgccgggcaaagacggaatcacttcagggcttctgagagcgggtggaacaccggtacttaaagtcctccagaagctctttaattccgtcttgtccgagggcataacgcctgaaacatggaatagaggcgatgtggtgctgttcttcaaaaaaggtgataacaacctattgaagaactacagacccatcacgcttctgagccatgtctataagctgttttcaagggtcatcacgaaccgtctcgaacacagacttgatgacttccagcctcccgaacaagccggtttccgaaaaggctatagtaccatagaccacatccatacgctgcggcaagttatacagaagaccgaagagtataacttgccattatgcttagcgtttgtggactatgagaaagccttcgattcggtggaaacatgggcggtgcttgagtctcttcagcgatgccatattgattatcggtacatcgaagtgttgaagtgtttgtatagtaacgccaccatgtcggtccgagtacaggagcagagcacgagggcgactccattgcgaagaggcgtaaggcagggagacgttatctctccgaaactgtttactgccgtaatggaagacgccttcaagctcctggaatgggaagg ggaggaactcagcatgatgctcgatgacctcaaccgagtttcacaacgggtgggcttgaaaatgaacatggtcaagacgaaacttatgtcaaatgccaatgttgtgcccatcccagtctctgttgggaactcggtactcgaagttgttgactcgtacatctacctaggacaagtagtccaattaggtaggtccaacttcgagaaagaggtcaactgccgaatccaactcggttgggcagcgttcgggaaactacgtaatgtcttttcgtccgacatacctcagtgcctcaagacgaaagtctttaatcaatgtgtgttaccagtgatgacttacggctccgaaacgtggtctttcactatcggcctcatctcaaaactcaaagtcgctcaacgagctatggagagggctatgctcggagtttctctacgtgatcgaatcagaaatgaggagatccgtagacgaactaaagtcaccgacatagcccaccggattagcaaactgaagtggcaatgggcaggccacattgcacgcagagaagatggccgatggggtcgaaaagtgctcgagtggagaccacggactagcaagcgcagcgtaggacgtccacccacaagatggacagacgatcttgttaaggtcgccggaagacgctggatgcgggtcgct